CCCGACGAATTCGGCAAGCTGTTGCGCGCGATGCGTGGCTATTCGGGCGAGCTGGTCACGCGTTGTCTGCTGCAACTATCGCCGCTTGTGTTTCAGCGACCGAGTGAACTGCGGCAAGCGCGGTGGTCCGAGTTCGACCTCGTGGGGAATGCCTGGGGCACGCCCATGTGGGAAATCCCGGCGCAGCGTGTTGACGCGGAAGGCGACACCAAGATAACCCGCACGGGCTGGGAATCCCACCTCGTGCCGCTCTCGCGCCAGGCTGTAGGTGTCCTGGAGGCGCTCAGACCCCTTACGGCGCACACGGGGCTTGTATTCAAGTCGCAGAGGGTATCCGAACAGCCCTTATCCGATGGCGCGGTCCGGGCCGCAGTGAGGCGCCTTGGCTTCGCCGGAAAGATGACGGCGCACGGCTTTCGTGCCTCGGCTTGGACGCTTGCGGCCGAACGGTTGCGCATCGACGAACGTATCCTGGAATTGCAGATCAGCCATAAGGTGTCTGATGCACTTGGCAGGGCATACAACCGCACGCAGTTCCTGGATGAGCGTGTAGCCTTTATGCAGTTATGGGCCGACTACCTGGATAAACTCGTGGCCGGCCCGGCAAACCCGCTCGAACTCGTCAAGGCCGCCTGACGGGCCGCTTCTTGGCCGCCGTGTATCCCGCTGGATTGGCGATCCAGGCCTGTACGTCCTCACCCCGGTATCTGGTGCAGCGTGAGCCCATAGGAACGGGCTGCGGGGCCGTCCCGGCATTGACGCGGCGACGCCACGTTTCCCTTCCTACTCGTACGAATGGCGCGATCTCCTTCCACGAATAAAGTGCGCCGGCCAGCAGGGTGGTGGGTTGCGTCACAACCTTGGCGGCGCCAGCGCGGCTCACCGTATCGCCTTCTCGGGTCTTTTGCTTTCTGTTCATTCTTCATCTCTATCGGCTGCGCACGCGCGTTTGAAGTCGCGTCGCGGATAAGTAGTCAGGGTGGAGTGTGGAGCGGGCAGCAGAGGGAGAGGCGGAGCGGCTGCAGGCGGCGGCATCTGGTCGCCCTGCAGATGGGCGAGGGCTTCGGCTGTGATCTCAAGGCAGCGTGCCAGCAAAGGGTCTCGGAGCGCATCGGCCAGCGACACGCGGAGATTTGCCTCGACGTACGCGCGCTCGATCTGCTCGGGGGTAGGCTTCGTCACGTCACACCCCCTTGCGGAAGACCCAGCAGTGCACCGTGCTGGCTCCGCTTGCGTTGGCGCGGATTCGGCTCTTGACCGTTTTTACTCCGACGAATTTGTGCCTGCGGCTGGTACGGAGAACCTTCTTGAGTTCGCGCAGGTTGGGGACTTGCTGGCGCCGGTTGACCGCTTCCTCGACGTATTGGTTCAGGTTGACAGCTATTTCGTCGTCATTGCAGCTGTGATTCAGCTTGGGCGGCCGCTAGGGTTAAAACCTAACCGGATCTAACCTAAAATCTAACCACATTCTAATTCATTGATTTATAAGAATTTTTATTTCTCATGAGGTCAGGATGTATATACCTAACCTGGTTAGGGATTGGTTGGAAAAAAGTTAGGTTTTGAGAAATGGCCGAAACCCGCATGAATAAAGGCTCTCCGGGTGATTCCCTCATTTCGGTTAGGAAGGTTAGGTTTTTCCCGAGGCGTCCTGGCTTCCCCAACGGTACTTACGCGAAGCTATCATCGCAATGCAAAACCGCGCGGAGGATAACGATGGAAGGCACGAGCGGAAAGGCGATAGTGAAGGCGGCCGCGGAGCGATGTGCATTCGAATCTTTTGTAAATCGTCTAGGGAACAGAGATTCATGGACAACGATAGAAAGCCGGCCATCACCAGAACCGGACTTGCTGTGCCATCACGTTGATGAAGGATGCATCGCTTTCGAGCTTGTGCGCCTGATAGACCAGGACATAGCGGTTGCGATGACAGGCCGGCGTGGGCAGGTGGTCGTATTCAGTACCGAAGATCCAACTGCAAGGATCATTCGCTCGAAACTAAATAAGCACTATCGGACGGCCTATCCGGTGGAGTTGCTGGTGTGTTGGGAGCCGGCCATAATCACCCCGGACGATGTGATCGTGATTACCCTCCGCTCGGTTTGCGCCCAAGCGCCATCGCATCCCTTCAGAAGGATCTGGTATGCGGGCGAGCACGCTTGTTGGTACGTCTGGGGGCCAGGAGATGACATGGTGCGTGTCCCCTAATGCAGTCCTCAACGTGGGCTACGACCGCGGTGTCCTAGGCTGAACCACTTGGATTGTTCAACGACGCCGGAAGTGGTGCGGGTTGTTTGCTAATAGATGATCGCTTGGGCGGGAAAATTTAGGCCGCACCCCTATGTGCGGCGGTGCGGAAGGGCTTAAGCTATTTTTTGAAGCGTGCCCGCGCGCCTAGGCTGCTAGGCGCTCTTCCACTATCTTGCGTCTTTGTTCCGTTTGCGTTGGACTGGCGATGGCGTTGTTGCTGTCGCGCCGTTGTGGTGGCTGCACGGTCATCCTGGTAAGGCTTTCGTCCGTCATCTCTATTGGTAAGCGCTACTTTGTGATCGGTCTTGGATCCACCCTGAATTTGTAGGGATGGGGCCGTTCCGCTGCGCTTGTCCGTCTGCTTGTTCGCCTTTCGGTGGCCGGGTCTCGCAAACCGTGCTTTTCTCGTGCGCTCAGGCTCTTTGGATCCAGGATGCTGCGCGTGGAGGCCAATATCCAATGCCTTCGAGATGCCGGGGTTGACCCTCAGCAGGCCCGACATCTTTACTTTCGGTGCAATGTCGATTAGCGTCCGTTCACGATAGGCCCAGTGGTAGAAAGTAGCCTTCGGAGAGCGGGTGTCGCTCTTCTGGTCCTCCATTGCCTCGCTGTACCCAATCACATTGACGTCGTAGAAGAATTGGAGGAGGGCCTCGGCGTCTCGTAGGTATGTGGTGGCTTTCAAAGGTTCACCGTTGATCCACTTTTTGAACCTACGGAATGCTTCACAAAACTGCGAATATGTGAACTCGCTCCTCCCGTCGAGGTATTGAAAGAACTTTAGATAGGTCGCGAAGTCGCTTTGCTCCATATAGAAGGCGGCATAGTTCTTGACCTCACCCAATAAGTAGACGGCGTAGTCTTTGGTGAACAACGGGTGAGTCACGACCTCCGGAGCAAGGCGGCTGTCATCGCCCTTGTTCAGTTTCAACACTGATACTTGACGCGCCGTCTGTATGAATGTGAGGACATCCCTCGGCTTTTGGAACGAGGTGCGAAGAAAGCGACGGAATATAGTGTTGTCGTGCTGGGAGCTGAAGTAGTTGTCGGCCGCCTCGACTGGATTCACAGAGTCGACATGTCGGCCCTGTTGGCTGGCGAAATATCTTCCTGCGGCGCTGTACAACTTGGAGACGCGCATCTCCTTTTCCGTGGTGGACCAATCGAGCAGAACGGAGTTGTCTCGTAACCTCGAATTGGAGTTGTAGATATTCATCGAATGGAAGACGTCTGGCCGGAGCAGGAGAACAATCTTTAGTCGACCCTTGGAGTCTCTTATGTTGCCAAAGAAGTCGGAGTTCAAGTGCCAGGCAGCCTCGCCAAGGCCTTTGATGCACTCGATGTAGTCGATGTATGGCACGCTCTCCGGTCGGAAATCGATGCCGTCCATGAAAAGTGCAACGTTTTTCCCCACGCGAAGTTCTCCGATGGCCTTCTTGAGCTCCGACTCCTTCTGCAGAAGGTGGTGTCGAATTACTTCAATTTCATCGGTGCGCTGGAAGGATTCTTCAACGCCGAAAGAGCCCACGTTTTAAGATCCAATACTGACCTTGTCCTTCGACTCACTAACGATCCGGAAGGCTACCTCTACTTCTGGATTCAGTGCGTCGGCATTGAACTCAGAGATAAGCTTCTCGATAGCGGAAAACTTCCCTGTGATGTTGCCTAGAAAGCTTTTGCAGCGTTGCACAAGGACCTGGGACATCATCGTCAGCAGAATGGGACGCCAAATATTGGCATAGTCGCTGTACTCTAGCTTGCCCTGGCGCTTGAGCGCGATGAAACGCTTGTACTGGCTCTCGGTCATTGTGGATAGCTTGCACTGCGTATCATTGATCGTATTGTTTTCCAGATACGTCGCGTAAGCCGTTTTTCCTGAGCCCTTTTCGCCCAATAGGTAGTAGGTCGCCGGATCGAGACATTTGTAGAGGTCTTCAGTCCTCAGAAACAATTGATTGAAGAAGTCCTTTTGGGGCCGAGTACGATAGTTCTCCGCATCGTTGAACGGGTCTTGAAGCTCTCGCAATGGCTTCCAGTTGCTATCAGTCACGTTCTTATCCTCTATGGCCCTGGGGGCCGATGCTTACCGAAGGTGCTTGCGTTTAATTGTTCGGATGAGATGAAAGGAGACACCACTCTGGTCACGAAGAAACCGCCCGAACATTGAAGTTGCCCGTCTGGTCGAACCAGCTTACTAGACCCTCCGGACCAAGGGCTTCACCCAGTCTCTGTCCATGTATTCTTTCAAACGTTGATAGAAGTCGATGGCTTTCACTTTTACGTGGATGTCGTCCTCGGGCAGTACTTCGACGCGCGCGAGCAATGTCCGCTAGTTAGCCTTTGCCCGGTAGTGGCCAGGGAAAAGATCCGCACGGTGACCCCTCGTATTCAATTGAGAACGCTATGTTATACCCTGTTACAGCTCGCGGCGCACCCGGGATATCGTTGAGGTGGTGAAGATCGCTAATACGTCGATCCGCCCGTCCCTGTGGGTATTGATGGGGGTATTTCAAGAATTCGCACAACCAAGAACTGAGCTTTATAGGCGTAGAGTGAGACTGTTCTGATGACACCGTCTCCGCCACCAGCTCGCACAGAGTTGGCCCGCATTGTCCTAAAACCCGCACAGCGTCAGGCTCTGCGGGTTTTTTGTTTCGCGCTGATTTCACGGCACCGAATTTCGCCGGAGTGCGATGCAGCCCGATAGGGCGTGTTTATCAAGGGCTGGCTGGCGGCATGTCTAGCCCCATGAGCGAGCAAGCCGATCGGTTGCTTTCCGCCTCTTCTAAAATCCGGTTGCACCTGCCTTGCTGTTGGTTTGCGGCGTTTCGCCATCTCCCAGCACCGTTCTTCTGTATTGGCCGGGCGCAACATCCATCACGCGTTTGAACGCATTGCTGAAGGCACTTTCGGACGCGTACCCAACCGTCGCTGCGGCCTCGGAAATTGAAGCGCCCGCCCGAAGTTCGCGTCGCGCCAGATACATCCGCCATTGGGTCAAGTAAGCGAGAGGCGGAATGCCCATTATTTCGCGGAATCGAACCGCAAGCGATGTTCTCGACATCCCCGCTTTTCTTGCAAGCTCTTCCAGGCCCCAGTTGTGGGACGGCTCGCCATGAATGCTACTGAGCACAACGGCCAGCCGCTGATCACCAAAGCCTTTCAACCAGCCAGCATCGCCGTTTGACGCGTGAGCCAAATAGGCTCGCAATGTCTGAACGAACAATAATTGCGTTAGCCCCGCTATGACGACGGCACCGCCGGGGCGTCCTCCTTTCATTTCCGACACCAGTTGTTCAAGCAACCAGGAAAGCGGCTCGGCTTCGCCCATGGTTCCTCGCACATGGATGAGAGGCGGCAAACCGTTCAAGAGTAGCGATTGCCGATCGGCATCGACTTGTACCGTGCCGCCCAGCATGACGAAATCGCGGCCTTGCCCCAGCTGGAATTCACCGTCCTCATCTCTAACGAGGGGTGTGGTCGTTGCTCCCTGGATCAGGGGCGCGGCGCTAGCCAGGGTCAGAGTGCGTGTGCCATTGGTGATCAAGACATCGCCCGCGTCCACCCTGGCCGGCTCGGACATGCCATCGATCAAATACCAGCAGCCTCCCTCTGTGACCGCGCAGAATTTGATCGCGTCCAGATTGGCGAAGCGGCGTGCCCACGTTCCGCCAGCTACGACTCGCCCAGACAAGCGACACCTCGCTTGAAGGAAGTTCAGCAGGTCTGACAGCGGATCGGCTAACAAAATTGAACTCTCGCGCATAAAAATTGGACGGGTACGACTTCTCCGTACATGACCAACACCCTACCATGCGTAGAGGCTATTCGTCATCGCCTGAATTTTCTGACCTGGACAGGAGAATCCATGCCTCTCAATCACTATGTCACGCTCGGCCGTTCGGGCTTGCGCGTGAGCCCGTATTGCCTTGGAACCATGACCTTCGGCGAAGACTTCGGTTGGGGCGCAAGCTCCGAAGAGTCGTTCGCCATGCTCGACGAGTATCGAAATCGCGGCGGTAACTTCGTGGATACGGCGAATATCTATACCGCCGGCCATTCCGAACGGATCATCGGCGACTATCTCAAGCAGAACAAAGTCCGGCGCGACGAGATCGTGCTTGGCACGAAGTTCTATTGCAACCTTTTCCCGGGTGATCCGAACGGTGGCGGCGCCGGACGCAAGGCGCTCGTTCAGCAGTGCGAAGCCTCGTTGAACCGGCTCCGCAGCGACTACATCGACATCTACTGGCTGCACAACTGGGATCGGATGGCACCGATCGAGGAAACGTTGCGCGGCCTCGACGATCTCGTCACGGCCGGCAAGATCCGTTATGTCGGGTTCTCGGACATCCCCGCCTGGAAGACGGCCGAGGCCCAGACGATCACCCGCTTTCGCGGATGGGCGCCGATCATCGCGCTGCAACTCGAATATTCGCTGCTGGAACGGACGAGCGAGGGCGAACTGTTTCCGATGGCGCAAGCGATGGGTATGGGCATCATGCCGTGGTCACCGCTCAAGAGCGGTTTCCTGAGCGGCAAGTTTCGGCGCGGCGGCACAGGCCAGATCGATACGAAGCGTACGAGCATGGTCGGCGTGCCGGGCGAGGCCGACTACGACATCATCGAAGCCGTCGTGGAGCTTGCATCGGAGCTTGGCATCAGCCCCGCGTCGGTGGCGCTGGCGTGGGTCCGCTTGCAGGCTGGGGTCACATCCACCCTGATCGGTGCCAGGCGGCTGGATCAGCTCAAAGCCAATCTCGATTCTCTCGAAGTGACGTTGTCCGCCGAGCAGATCGGCAAACTCAGCCTGGTCTCCAAGCCGAAGCTGAATTTCCCGTCCGAGAACAACGAAACCCTGGCGCCGATGCTGGCCTTCTCCGGCATGACGGTCGATGGCCGAACCGTGCCGTCATTTTCCCGGGCCTGATGGAAGTGAGATACCGCGCCATCGCATGGGGCACCACGAACCTGGTTTGATCAAGGAAAAGAAGATATGGCAATGACTACAGCACAAGCACCCATCGGTTCAGGCTTTAGCCGCGCTTCCACGACCGCCGACGTCATCAAGGGCATCGATCTGGTCGGCAAGGTGGCTATCGTTACGGGAGGTTATTCGGGCCTCGGGCTTGAAGCGGCACGCTCGCTAGCGTCAGCCGGTGCGCGCATCATCGTGCCGGCGCGTGATGTCGAGCGCGCACGCAGGGCCGTCGCCGAAGTCGGTGGCGGCATGGAGGTTCAATCGATGGATCTCACCGATCCTCACTCGATCGATGACTTCGCACGCGATTTCGTTGAAACGGGTCTGCCACTTCATCTACTCATCAACAACGCCGGCATCATGGCGCTGCCCGAGCTGAAGCGCGACGCACAAGGCAATGAGCTTCAGTTTTCCACCAACCACCTTGGCCATTTCAGGCTGGCTCTGCGACTTTGGCCGGCGCTCAAGCGCGCCGGTGGCGCGCGCGTCGTATCCGTCTCGTCCGCTGGGCATCGCTTCTCGCCGGTCGTCTTCAACGACATCAATTTCGAGCGCCGCGATTATGAGCCTTTCAAAGCCTACGGTCAGTCGAAGACCGCCAACATTCTCTTCGCGGTTGGCCTCGATCGGCGAGGCAAGGACGAGGGCATTCGCGCATTCGCGCTCCATCCGGGTGGAATCGCGGGGACGAACCTCGGCACGCATGTGGGGGTGGAAATGCTGAAAAAGACCGGATTCGTCGACCAGAATGGTCGCCCGGTCATCGATCTGGCCCGTGACTTGAAATCGGTGCCGCAGGGCGCGGCCACCCATGTCTGGTGTGCGGTCAGTCCGCAACTCGAGGGTAAAGGCGGGGTGTTCTGCGCCGATTCCGATATCGCTCCGATTCTGCCAGATGGCAACTCTTTCGGTCTGTCCGAAGATCGTGCCAATCGCGGCACTGGCGTCCTAGCCTATGCGGTCGACCCGGGCGCGGCCGAAGAACTCTGGCGCAGAAGCGAGGAAATCACCAACGTCTCCATCCAGGGCTAGTCCCAATGTGACGAGGGTGCGCTGCCCCTCGGGAGCCACCGGTCTTATGTACTTGATAACCGGTGCCGCTGGGATGAGCGGGCGGATGATAGTCAACGAGTGCGTGGCGCAAGACATTTCCATCAGGGCCCTGGTGCGCGATCGGGCGCGGAACCCGCGACCGGGCGGGCAAGCGGCTGACCGTACCGGACGCCCCTTC
Above is a genomic segment from Bordetella genomosp. 11 containing:
- a CDS encoding aldo/keto reductase, with the translated sequence MPLNHYVTLGRSGLRVSPYCLGTMTFGEDFGWGASSEESFAMLDEYRNRGGNFVDTANIYTAGHSERIIGDYLKQNKVRRDEIVLGTKFYCNLFPGDPNGGGAGRKALVQQCEASLNRLRSDYIDIYWLHNWDRMAPIEETLRGLDDLVTAGKIRYVGFSDIPAWKTAEAQTITRFRGWAPIIALQLEYSLLERTSEGELFPMAQAMGMGIMPWSPLKSGFLSGKFRRGGTGQIDTKRTSMVGVPGEADYDIIEAVVELASELGISPASVALAWVRLQAGVTSTLIGARRLDQLKANLDSLEVTLSAEQIGKLSLVSKPKLNFPSENNETLAPMLAFSGMTVDGRTVPSFSRA
- a CDS encoding AraC family transcriptional regulator; translation: MRESSILLADPLSDLLNFLQARCRLSGRVVAGGTWARRFANLDAIKFCAVTEGGCWYLIDGMSEPARVDAGDVLITNGTRTLTLASAAPLIQGATTTPLVRDEDGEFQLGQGRDFVMLGGTVQVDADRQSLLLNGLPPLIHVRGTMGEAEPLSWLLEQLVSEMKGGRPGGAVVIAGLTQLLFVQTLRAYLAHASNGDAGWLKGFGDQRLAVVLSSIHGEPSHNWGLEELARKAGMSRTSLAVRFREIMGIPPLAYLTQWRMYLARRELRAGASISEAAATVGYASESAFSNAFKRVMDVAPGQYRRTVLGDGETPQTNSKAGATGF
- a CDS encoding SDR family NAD(P)-dependent oxidoreductase, encoding MTTAQAPIGSGFSRASTTADVIKGIDLVGKVAIVTGGYSGLGLEAARSLASAGARIIVPARDVERARRAVAEVGGGMEVQSMDLTDPHSIDDFARDFVETGLPLHLLINNAGIMALPELKRDAQGNELQFSTNHLGHFRLALRLWPALKRAGGARVVSVSSAGHRFSPVVFNDINFERRDYEPFKAYGQSKTANILFAVGLDRRGKDEGIRAFALHPGGIAGTNLGTHVGVEMLKKTGFVDQNGRPVIDLARDLKSVPQGAATHVWCAVSPQLEGKGGVFCADSDIAPILPDGNSFGLSEDRANRGTGVLAYAVDPGAAEELWRRSEEITNVSIQG
- a CDS encoding tyrosine-type recombinase/integrase, producing MAGDAKLTEIKLRTAKAGEKSYKLADGGGLYVLVATDGTRYWRYNYRFHGAYRTMSFGIYPEVSAKAAREQHQDARLKLAAGVDPMADRKLQKLTAREEAERDFETIARQMWADQRAAGRSKGYVDSVLEKLEKDVFPWIGKRPISQIQDPEILAILNRVEQRAAETARRLRTICGQVFRYAMARGHAKHDPTASMRGAIITRKGKHFAAITSPDEFGKLLRAMRGYSGELVTRCLLQLSPLVFQRPSELRQARWSEFDLVGNAWGTPMWEIPAQRVDAEGDTKITRTGWESHLVPLSRQAVGVLEALRPLTAHTGLVFKSQRVSEQPLSDGAVRAAVRRLGFAGKMTAHGFRASAWTLAAERLRIDERILELQISHKVSDALGRAYNRTQFLDERVAFMQLWADYLDKLVAGPANPLELVKAA
- a CDS encoding P-loop ATPase, Sll1717 family, producing MGSFGVEESFQRTDEIEVIRHHLLQKESELKKAIGELRVGKNVALFMDGIDFRPESVPYIDYIECIKGLGEAAWHLNSDFFGNIRDSKGRLKIVLLLRPDVFHSMNIYNSNSRLRDNSVLLDWSTTEKEMRVSKLYSAAGRYFASQQGRHVDSVNPVEAADNYFSSQHDNTIFRRFLRTSFQKPRDVLTFIQTARQVSVLKLNKGDDSRLAPEVVTHPLFTKDYAVYLLGEVKNYAAFYMEQSDFATYLKFFQYLDGRSEFTYSQFCEAFRRFKKWINGEPLKATTYLRDAEALLQFFYDVNVIGYSEAMEDQKSDTRSPKATFYHWAYRERTLIDIAPKVKMSGLLRVNPGISKALDIGLHAQHPGSKEPERTRKARFARPGHRKANKQTDKRSGTAPSLQIQGGSKTDHKVALTNRDDGRKPYQDDRAATTTARQQQRHRQSNANGTKTQDSGRAPSSLGARARFKK